In a single window of the Tellurirhabdus bombi genome:
- a CDS encoding LOG family protein, translating into MKSIVVYCGSSPGTNQTYKEVARELGEKMASRSIRLIYGGGNLGLMGTVADSVILNGGQVTGVIPNFLAALEVAHQTLTELHFVETMHERKFKMVQFAKGVVALPGGYGTLDELFEILAWRQLKLYDGPIAVLNTNGFYDLLLQQLDRMVEDGFLKPENRALLIVAETVDEVLEKIEEYWQEII; encoded by the coding sequence ATGAAAAGCATCGTAGTGTATTGTGGATCAAGTCCCGGTACTAATCAAACGTACAAGGAAGTTGCCCGCGAGTTGGGTGAAAAAATGGCAAGCCGTTCCATCCGGCTTATTTATGGCGGCGGTAATTTAGGTTTGATGGGGACCGTTGCCGATTCGGTTATTCTCAATGGTGGGCAGGTTACGGGCGTAATTCCAAACTTTCTGGCAGCGCTGGAAGTGGCCCACCAAACCCTAACGGAACTGCATTTTGTTGAGACCATGCACGAACGCAAGTTCAAGATGGTGCAATTTGCGAAGGGGGTTGTTGCCCTGCCCGGCGGCTACGGTACGCTGGACGAACTGTTCGAAATTCTGGCGTGGCGGCAGCTAAAACTGTATGATGGACCAATTGCCGTTTTGAATACTAATGGCTTCTATGATCTGCTCCTTCAACAACTGGATCGCATGGTAGAAGATGGATTTTTGAAACCAGAAAATCGTGCCTTGCTGATTGTGGCTGAAACCGTCGATGAAGTACTGGAAAAAATAGAAGAGTACTGGCAGGAGATCATATAA
- a CDS encoding OmpA family protein → MKGKGAILTGIFVAISHLIIAQPKVENLGNLINSEYNEINPVISPDGRTLYFARISHPQNTHGAKGSQDIWYSEMGQDNKWGSARRMTFPLNKDEYNCAYSISPDGNTMLIKGAYNNGTYETRGFSISKRTASGWAPPQKMPIPAYEKMSKGQFDCGYLSADGKVLIMAFSEKKGSQKDDLYVSLKQKDGSWSKIINLGPEVNTGDFTETTPFLAADGATLYFSSDRGGGLGSNDIYVCRRVDNSWKHWSKPVNLGPAINTDGYDAYYTLSASGEYAYLTTFKETLGKGDIVRIRLKDLEQEPQTPKETLPDPVVLVSGKVIDQRTGKPVEARIVYETLPDGVEVGTATSNPLTGEYKIVLPYGKKYSFRAIAPDFIAEGDNIDLTQAKEHQEITNKSLKLIPIEVNSTVRLNNIFFDLGKATLREESFPELDRLALTLNENPKIVIEIGGHTDNTGSNELNLKLSQDRADSVREYFIGKGIEPDRVASKGYGESKPVAMNDSDEGRQANRRVEFKILKK, encoded by the coding sequence ATGAAGGGCAAAGGAGCCATTCTAACAGGAATTTTTGTAGCCATAAGTCATTTGATCATTGCGCAACCCAAGGTCGAAAACCTGGGTAATCTGATTAATTCGGAATACAACGAAATTAATCCCGTGATTTCGCCCGACGGGCGAACGCTGTATTTTGCCCGTATCAGTCATCCCCAAAACACCCACGGCGCCAAAGGAAGCCAGGACATCTGGTACTCCGAAATGGGACAGGATAACAAATGGGGATCTGCACGCCGAATGACTTTCCCGTTAAACAAAGACGAGTACAACTGCGCCTACAGCATTTCTCCCGATGGCAATACCATGTTAATCAAGGGCGCTTATAACAACGGCACCTACGAAACGCGCGGCTTTTCCATTAGCAAGCGAACGGCAAGTGGCTGGGCTCCACCCCAGAAAATGCCCATTCCTGCCTACGAAAAAATGAGTAAAGGCCAGTTCGACTGCGGCTATCTGTCGGCAGACGGCAAGGTGCTGATTATGGCGTTCAGTGAGAAAAAAGGCAGCCAGAAGGATGATTTATACGTTAGTCTAAAGCAAAAAGACGGTTCGTGGAGTAAAATTATTAATCTAGGACCTGAGGTGAATACGGGTGATTTTACCGAAACAACCCCTTTTCTGGCAGCTGACGGAGCTACGCTTTACTTTTCGAGCGACCGGGGTGGCGGTCTGGGCAGCAATGATATTTACGTTTGCCGGCGCGTGGATAACTCGTGGAAACACTGGTCAAAGCCGGTCAATTTAGGTCCAGCCATTAACACGGATGGTTACGATGCTTACTATACGCTATCTGCTTCGGGCGAATATGCCTACCTGACTACCTTCAAGGAAACGTTGGGCAAAGGCGATATTGTCCGAATTAGGCTAAAAGACCTGGAGCAGGAACCGCAGACGCCGAAGGAAACCCTACCGGATCCCGTCGTTCTGGTGAGCGGTAAAGTAATCGACCAGCGAACCGGCAAACCCGTTGAGGCGCGTATCGTTTATGAAACGTTGCCCGATGGCGTTGAGGTAGGTACGGCGACATCTAATCCTCTGACCGGCGAATACAAAATTGTACTGCCTTACGGGAAAAAATACAGCTTTCGCGCCATTGCCCCTGATTTTATTGCGGAAGGAGATAATATAGATCTAACGCAAGCAAAAGAACATCAGGAAATTACAAATAAGTCCTTAAAGCTGATCCCAATCGAGGTAAACAGTACGGTTCGTCTCAATAACATTTTCTTTGATCTGGGAAAAGCAACCCTGCGTGAAGAATCCTTCCCTGAATTGGATCGTTTGGCGCTAACACTCAACGAAAATCCGAAGATTGTTATTGAGATTGGCGGACATACCGATAATACGGGTTCCAATGAGTTGAACCTGAAACTGTCTCAGGATCGGGCGGATTCAGTTCGGGAGTATTTTATTGGCAAAGGCATTGAACCCGACCGCGTAGCCAGCAAGGGCTATGGAGAGTCCAAGCCGGTTGCCATGAACGACTCCGATGAAGGTCGGCAAGCGAACCGCCGCGTTGAGTTTAAAATTCTGAAAAAATAA
- a CDS encoding SDR family oxidoreductase, producing the protein MAIISVIGCGWLGLPLAESLVQAGYRVKGSTTSADKLTLLRQKGIDAHLLRLFPEPEGELVTLLEADAIVINIPPKAGPQGDDFHPQQIRHLLAALAETGSSPYLIYVSSTSIYPDLNREVVEQDVVTPDQAASPAFAEAEQRVLAQGNATVLRFGGLLGYERVPGKYVAGKQGLTTGDVPVNYIHRDDGVGIIQAILQNPQPGQTFNVVAPMHPSREAVYRKNCEELGYDLPTFAVPAEPVPFKVVSPEKLQQTITYKYHYPDPLAFYYTR; encoded by the coding sequence ATGGCTATAATAAGTGTTATTGGGTGCGGCTGGCTGGGTTTACCCCTGGCCGAGAGTCTGGTACAGGCGGGTTATCGGGTGAAAGGAAGTACCACCTCTGCCGATAAGCTGACCCTATTGCGCCAGAAAGGAATTGACGCTCACTTGCTTCGGCTGTTTCCTGAACCTGAAGGCGAATTGGTTACGCTACTGGAAGCAGACGCCATCGTCATTAATATTCCGCCCAAAGCGGGGCCGCAGGGCGATGACTTTCATCCGCAGCAGATCCGCCATTTGCTGGCGGCTTTGGCGGAGACAGGCTCATCGCCCTATCTGATTTATGTAAGCTCAACGTCCATTTACCCAGATTTAAACCGGGAAGTAGTGGAACAGGATGTCGTTACGCCGGACCAGGCCGCTTCGCCCGCTTTTGCGGAGGCTGAGCAGCGGGTATTGGCGCAGGGCAACGCAACAGTGCTTCGTTTCGGGGGACTGCTGGGCTATGAGCGGGTGCCGGGAAAATACGTAGCCGGTAAACAAGGGCTGACCACGGGGGACGTGCCCGTCAATTACATTCACCGCGACGACGGGGTAGGCATCATTCAGGCTATACTTCAGAATCCGCAGCCCGGCCAGACTTTTAATGTCGTAGCACCGATGCATCCATCGCGTGAAGCGGTCTATCGGAAAAACTGTGAAGAATTAGGCTATGACTTACCTACGTTCGCTGTGCCCGCCGAGCCGGTGCCTTTTAAAGTAGTAAGCCCTGAAAAGTTACAGCAAACAATTACCTACAAATACCATTACCCAGATCCATTGGCGTTCTATTATACTCGTTAG
- a CDS encoding TonB-dependent receptor — protein MGIQVPAWAQEECHCFVKGQILDQENKSPIPGATVYIKELQKGTITDNNGNYRFTDLCQGNYTLVCRIVGYKEVARLFALEHTSEQDVLLSEESIHLHDVNVTTQRTEVLNSQAISQLQGQALDQTRGQSLGEALKGLSGLTTLQTGSSIAKPVIHGMHSNRVLILNNGIRQEGQQWGSEHAPEIDPFVANRLTVIKGAAGVRYGSDAIGGVILVEPAPLPTTPGIHGALNLAGFSNGRQGVASLQTEGVFKALPQLSWRVQGTLKRGGNIRTPRYYLDNTGIAEQNFSASAAYRMGRLRTELYYSLFATNIGIFSGSHIGSLTDLQTVLENGEPLIKSGFSYAINRPNQDIRHDLLKWKTSWQPQNGGEWNLTLARQYDDRGEFDLHRPRNDSLASLNRPELRFRLTTFTSDLVYEHKPINGKWRGSLGLSGLYQFNIMNGRPLIPNFRLYNAGLFWIEKYRHNQWEFEMGLRYDYRHMQVFRYVSQQLTEPVFQFGNVSGTLGTTYTINERWTARFNAGTSWRAPNVSELFSDGVHHGAAAYEKGDQRLQPEMAYNLNISAEFTGKRVQAELGVFANTIRDYIYLKPQTAPILTIRGAFPAFQYTQTDALYAGFDATVNANLFAKLSGTTKLTLLYVQDLQQRQPLVMIPPNRWENSLRYDFGKTGLLQDTYVGIGNLWVAQQKRVPANSDFAPPPPAYALWNLTAGCSVPVTEQHKIEASLSVNNLFNTVYRDYLNRFRYYSDDMGRNIALRLKYAF, from the coding sequence GTGGGTATACAAGTCCCTGCTTGGGCACAGGAAGAATGTCACTGCTTCGTAAAAGGTCAGATTCTGGATCAGGAAAACAAGTCGCCCATTCCTGGCGCAACTGTATATATAAAGGAGTTACAAAAGGGTACCATTACAGATAATAATGGCAACTACCGGTTTACCGACCTTTGTCAAGGGAATTATACCCTGGTTTGCCGGATTGTTGGTTACAAAGAAGTGGCACGGTTGTTTGCCCTGGAACATACGAGTGAACAGGATGTGCTCTTATCCGAAGAATCCATTCACTTACACGATGTCAATGTAACGACACAACGCACTGAAGTACTGAACAGCCAAGCCATTTCGCAGCTACAGGGGCAGGCGCTGGACCAAACTCGCGGGCAATCACTCGGAGAAGCGCTGAAAGGCTTGTCGGGATTGACCACGCTGCAAACAGGCTCCTCCATTGCCAAGCCCGTTATCCACGGCATGCACAGCAATCGGGTCTTGATCCTGAACAACGGCATCCGTCAGGAAGGCCAGCAATGGGGATCTGAACACGCGCCCGAAATAGACCCGTTTGTCGCCAATCGGCTGACAGTCATTAAAGGGGCGGCGGGCGTACGGTATGGGTCGGATGCCATTGGCGGCGTTATTCTGGTCGAACCGGCCCCCTTGCCAACCACACCGGGCATTCACGGCGCTCTGAATCTGGCTGGTTTTTCTAATGGTCGCCAGGGAGTTGCTTCCCTACAGACCGAAGGCGTTTTTAAAGCTCTTCCCCAATTAAGCTGGCGAGTGCAAGGCACCTTGAAGCGAGGAGGTAACATTCGGACACCTCGTTATTATCTGGACAATACAGGCATTGCTGAACAGAACTTCTCGGCGTCAGCCGCTTACCGGATGGGACGGCTCCGCACGGAATTATATTATAGCTTATTTGCTACCAATATTGGCATTTTCTCTGGCTCGCACATCGGCAGCCTAACGGATTTGCAAACCGTTTTGGAGAATGGCGAACCGCTGATCAAATCGGGCTTTAGCTACGCCATCAACCGGCCTAATCAGGATATCCGGCATGATTTGCTAAAATGGAAAACCAGTTGGCAACCCCAAAATGGTGGTGAATGGAACCTTACGCTGGCCCGGCAATACGACGACCGAGGCGAATTTGACTTACACCGTCCGCGTAACGACAGTCTCGCCAGCCTCAACCGCCCCGAACTTCGCTTCCGGTTGACAACCTTTACGTCTGATCTGGTGTATGAGCACAAACCAATCAACGGTAAATGGCGGGGCAGCCTTGGCTTGAGCGGACTTTACCAGTTCAACATCATGAACGGGCGGCCACTAATTCCTAACTTTCGGCTTTATAATGCCGGGCTTTTCTGGATTGAAAAATACCGCCATAACCAATGGGAATTTGAGATGGGATTGCGGTACGATTACCGCCACATGCAGGTTTTCCGGTATGTTAGCCAGCAGTTGACCGAGCCTGTATTCCAATTTGGAAATGTTTCCGGGACGCTCGGTACAACCTATACCATTAACGAACGCTGGACAGCGCGTTTTAACGCGGGAACTTCCTGGCGGGCGCCCAATGTCAGCGAGCTTTTTAGCGACGGCGTGCACCACGGAGCCGCAGCTTATGAGAAAGGTGACCAGCGTTTACAACCCGAAATGGCGTATAACTTAAATATCAGCGCTGAATTTACGGGCAAACGAGTTCAAGCCGAGCTAGGTGTTTTCGCCAATACGATTCGGGATTACATTTATCTAAAGCCACAAACAGCTCCTATTCTGACCATTCGGGGCGCTTTCCCAGCCTTTCAGTATACGCAAACGGACGCGCTTTATGCCGGTTTCGACGCCACTGTCAACGCTAACTTGTTTGCCAAACTGAGCGGGACCACTAAATTGACGCTTTTGTATGTGCAGGATTTGCAACAGCGCCAGCCACTTGTCATGATCCCGCCCAATCGCTGGGAAAATAGTTTGCGTTATGATTTTGGAAAAACCGGGCTTCTTCAGGATACGTATGTGGGTATTGGCAACTTGTGGGTAGCCCAGCAAAAGAGGGTACCCGCCAACAGCGATTTTGCACCGCCACCACCCGCCTACGCCCTCTGGAACTTAACCGCTGGCTGTTCGGTGCCGGTTACAGAGCAGCATAAAATCGAGGCCAGCCTGAGTGTGAACAACTTATTTAACACGGTCTACCGCGATTATTTAAATCGTTTCCGGTATTATTCCGACGACATGGGCCGAAACATTGCGCTGAGACTTAAGTATGCTTTTTAA
- a CDS encoding RNA polymerase sigma factor — MTALEFTYHIGKVSKSLKPFALRLTKDVEDANDLLQDTLLKAFTNRDKYTDGTNLKAWLYTIMKNTFITNYQRMVRKNTFIDTTDNLHYINSMDSSTDNTAYSTFAQEDIQRAVSALDETYRMPFMMHFRGFKYHEIAARLDIPIGTVKNRIHIARKELKDKLKVYAYQA; from the coding sequence ATGACAGCTCTTGAATTCACATACCACATCGGCAAAGTTTCAAAGTCGCTAAAACCATTTGCACTTCGGTTAACAAAAGATGTTGAAGATGCTAACGACCTGCTGCAAGACACGTTGTTAAAAGCCTTCACAAATCGGGATAAATATACAGATGGTACTAACCTCAAAGCGTGGTTATATACTATCATGAAAAATACATTTATTACAAACTACCAGCGGATGGTGCGGAAAAACACTTTTATCGATACAACCGATAACCTGCACTATATCAATTCGATGGATAGCAGTACCGATAACACAGCATATTCAACGTTTGCACAGGAAGACATTCAGAGAGCCGTTAGCGCTCTTGACGAAACATACCGGATGCCATTTATGATGCATTTCCGGGGCTTTAAATACCACGAAATCGCTGCCCGTCTGGATATCCCCATCGGAACAGTGAAAAATCGGATCCATATTGCGCGTAAAGAACTGAAAGATAAACTGAAAGTATACGCGTATCAGGCATAA